One window of Corynebacterium accolens genomic DNA carries:
- a CDS encoding asparaginase: MTNLALIATGGTIACTTVRDGSLVPTVTGAQLAADIDAEVVEFRQLDSSSITLADLDELIAVVNEQTARADIDGVIITHGTDSMEETAMALEIFCAGDTPIVLTGAQRSYDHPHPDGPRNLRDARELALSGQPGVFIRFGGMTIPARGARKQHTSDLRAFESLRIPDATPRLHPQPLAPHPVEIIPAYPGAGRVLVDAARTSAAGLVIEAMGAGNMSGDMGRALADALRDGLPVVISTRTPYGATALSYGGDGGGASLHSLGAINAGAFRPSQARILLAAVLATGTDPAEVFRQSPDPKRYREA; the protein is encoded by the coding sequence ATGACTAACCTCGCCCTCATCGCCACCGGCGGCACGATTGCCTGCACCACTGTGCGGGATGGTTCCCTCGTCCCCACCGTCACCGGCGCGCAGCTCGCGGCCGATATCGACGCCGAAGTGGTGGAATTTCGCCAGCTCGATTCCTCTTCTATTACGCTCGCGGACCTCGACGAGCTCATCGCGGTGGTCAATGAGCAGACCGCCCGCGCAGACATCGACGGCGTCATCATCACCCATGGCACCGATTCGATGGAAGAGACGGCGATGGCGCTGGAGATTTTTTGCGCCGGCGATACGCCCATTGTGCTCACCGGCGCGCAGCGCTCCTACGATCACCCGCACCCGGACGGCCCGCGCAATCTCCGCGATGCGCGCGAGCTCGCTCTTAGCGGGCAGCCCGGCGTCTTCATCCGCTTTGGCGGCATGACCATCCCTGCGCGCGGGGCCCGCAAGCAGCACACCTCTGACCTGCGCGCTTTTGAGTCCCTGCGGATCCCGGATGCCACCCCGCGGCTGCACCCGCAGCCCTTGGCGCCGCACCCGGTAGAAATCATCCCTGCCTACCCCGGCGCGGGGCGCGTGCTTGTCGATGCCGCCCGCACTTCCGCCGCCGGCCTCGTCATCGAGGCCATGGGCGCGGGCAATATGAGTGGGGATATGGGCCGCGCGCTTGCCGATGCCCTCCGCGATGGCCTCCCCGTCGTTATTTCCACCCGCACCCCGTACGGCGCGACCGCGTTGTCCTATGGCGGCGATGGCGGCGGGGCGAGCCTGCATAGCTTGGGCGCGATCAACGCGGGTGCCTTCCGCCCCAGCCAGGCGCGTATTCTTTTGGCCGCGGTGCTGGCCACCGGCACGGACCCTGCCGAGGTATTCCGGCAAAGCCCTGACCCCAAGCGCTACCGCGAAGCCTAG